The following nucleotide sequence is from Pedobacter sp. PACM 27299.
TTAAAGCGTTCATTAGTTCTCTCTTACAATGGTGATAAATCCTTTGAATTTCTGTCTGTCTTTACCAAAGTCGATGACATAATAATAGGTGCCCTCAGACAGCGGCATGCCATTCAGCATTCCGTCCCAGCTGTTGTCATAGCTCCTTTTACCATAAACCATTCTCCCTGATTTATCGAAGATTTTCACCTCATTATTAGGATAGAAGTCAATGTTCTCAATGATCCATTTGTCGTTGTAACCATCACCATTTGGCGTTAAAATGTTGGTGGCTTTGATGGTCACCAGGTCATCCAGCACATTTACGGTAAAGCTTTTCTGCTCCGAACAACCACTGGCATTGGTCGCGGTAACCGTGTAAGTGGTCGTTTCTCTAGGTCTAACTGTAAGGCTGGCACTCGTCTGACCGCTCACAATGCTATTGTGAACTGCCCAAACATAGCTGCTGCCACCGCTGGCGGTTAATACCAGGGTTTCACCTTTGCTGACATCCGTGCTGCTGCTATTGTTGTTCCTGCCAATGTTGGCATTAATCGCAATGACAGGAAGTGGATTTACAGTCAATACAAACGTTCTGCTATAAGTATCTACACCACCATTGTTTGTTCCGCCATCGTCTTTTACGGTAACGGTGATCGTGCTGGTACCTGAAGCGCCATTTTTAACACGGTAGCTGAGGAGCGCTTTGCCGCCAGAACTAGGTGCTACTGTTAAACTTTGTAACAATGCAGCATTACTACCGGATGCGGTAATGGTCGTGTTTTGTCCAGATTCCGGACCAGCACTGATGCCTGTTAAATCAATAGTTTGTGTGCTGGTGGTATAACAAATCGTTTTGCTGGCCATCACATCCAGTGTAGGGATTTCATTGACATCACTCAGGTTGATGCTGAAGGTTTTGTCGAGAGAGAAACCATGCTGTGTCGTACTTCTTACGTTTACACTGTACACTTTCTTAGTTTCATAATCCAGGCTTGCTGCGGTTAACAGCTGATCACCGGAGATGCGGAAAGCTGCATTGTCTGTGTCACCGCTTCCAGTCGCCAGACTATAAGTAAAGGTAGCCTGCGGATCATCAGCAGTACTGCTCAATACACCTGCTTTAGTTCCTGCAATCTGATTTTCATAAAGCGCAGCTGCAGTAAGTAGTATATTTGTTGGTGCACCTGCTTTTACGGTCAGTACCCCATTTACATTTGTAATCTGATAGTTCATTCCTGTTGCGCCTGAAGGCACAATCGGATAGGTTCCAATCGGACTGCTAATGGTGGCCACAGATGTAAATGTTCCTTTGCTGGTCAATACGGACTCATTATCGCCATTTACAAAACCAGTAAACTGACCGGTAAACACTGGATTTGCAGTGCCTACAAATTTCGTTTGCGAATCTGCAGTAACGGTTAAAGGAGCAGGGTCAATCAGGAACGGGCCTTCGGTAAGGGTAACTGCATAATCGGTACTTGCAGCTAAAGTTCCTTTAGAAATTACATAGTTTCCTTTATTTTCTCCTGGACTTCTACTGAGGATACCTGTAAATACATCACCACTTTCCAATACTGGGTTGACGGTGTAAGTCAGCGGCGGATCTACAGTGCCATAAGTTTTCCTGATCGGGTCAACCTGAACCGAAATTGCTTTAGGGGCAATAGAAAGGTTGGCAGGGGTATAAGCAAGGATGTAGTTCGAACTTAGCGTGAGTCCACCTTGTCCGATTGCATAGTTCCCCACATGATCACCCGTTAGGCGAGTTAATGTACCAGTAAAGGTATCACCGATTTTTAAGGCTGGGGTAAAATTATAGTCGAATGCCGGGTCTGCCTCGCCGTAAATTTTAGTTTTTGCTTTCGCGGTAACATGAATAGTTTCCGAGCCGATGGTGAAATTGGCAGGCGTATAATTCAAGGTATAGTTTGAATTTAAAGCAAGATCTCCTTTTCCGATCACATAGGTGTTGACATTTTCACCAGCTGCACGGGATAGTGCACCAGTAAAGGCATCACCAGATTTTAATGCCGGTGTAAAGTTGTAATCCAATGCCGGATCTGCTGCTCCATATACTTTGCTTTTCGCGATCGCAGTTACATTAATGGTTTTTAAGCCTATGGTTAAATTAGCAGGCGTATAATTTAGGGTATAGTTTGCACTTAAAGCAAGATCTCCTTTTCCGATCACATAGGTATTGACATTTTCACCGACTGCTCGGGATAGTGCACCAGTAAAGGCATCACCAGTTTTTAATGCAGGTGTAAAGTTGTAATCCAATATCGGGTCTGCATCGCCGTACACTTTGCTTTTCGCGATCGCAGTTACGTTAATGGTTTTTAAGCCTATGGTTAAATTAGCGGGTGTATAATTTAGGTTATAGTTTGCACTTAAAGCAAGATCTCCTTTTCCGATCACATAGGTGTTGACATCTTCACCAGCTGCACGGGATAGCGCACCTGTAAAGGCATCACCATTGATCAATGCCGGAGTCGAAGTGTAAGTCAGTTCAGGATCAGTATCGCCGTAAACTTTAGATTTTGCTTCGGCAAGCACGGCAATGTCTTTTTTGCCGATCTGCAGCGTAGCACCAGGGTTAAAGGCCAAGGTGTAGTTGTTACTGACTACTAGATCGCCTAGCGACAAGTCATAACTGCCTACATTTTCTCCGGCAACTCTACCCAATTGACCAGTAAACACGTCTCCGTTGATTAATGCCGAACTGCTGGTATAACCAAATATTGGATCAGCATCACCATAAGTTTTGGTGTTACTTACCGCAGTAATTGCAATGGCTTTCGGTGTAATACTCAGGTTGGCAGGCGTAAATGACAGGTCGTAATTTGTAGTGCTTAAAGTTAGATCTCCTAAGTTAATAGGATAGCTGCCTACGTTAGTTCCTGCAGTTCTGCCTAGCTTTCCTGTAAACACATCTCCATTTGCTAAAGGAGTCGATAACGTATAAGGTAATGATGCCGGGTCTGCATCACCATAAACCTGGCTTACTGCCGTAGCAGCTACCTGAATTGTTTTTTTGGTAATGGCATAATTTTCAGCAGCTAACTGCAAGGTGTAATTTTGCGGGTTACTAACTGCCAGGCTACCGATTCCAATGGCATAATTGCCAACTGCCGAACCTGTAGTTCTACCCATAGCACCGCTGAAACTATCCCCATTTAATAAAGCTGGACTGGAGGTATAAGTGATGATGCCATCTAAATCACCATAAACTTTTCCTTGTCCGGCGTTTGCAACAATGTTGATGACTTTCGGTTGGATGGTAAAATTAGTAATGCCTGGGGCTAAACTCAAGGTATAGTTACTATTTACAGCCAATGTTCCAATGTTGATCGGATAATTATTTGGCGTTTCTCCTGAGCTTCTTCCTAATGCTCCAATAAAGGTATCACCTATTTTAAGTGCAGGATTAAAGGAATAATTTATGACAGGATCTGGATCACCAAATTGTTTACTGCTAGGTTGTGGCGTAATGCTGATCGCTAAAGGAGTGATCCTTACTGCGCCTCCTGGAGCTAAGTTCAGTGCATAGTTTGGTCCTGCCGATAGTGTTCCCAATGTAAATGGATAATATCCAACAGCTGTACCCGGAACCCTTTCTAAAGCTCCTGTGACTGGAAGACCAGATATGACAGGGCTGATGTCGTATTCCAGTGTCTCCGGATCGGGGCTGTTGTATAAGGTGATATACTCCGCTCTTGGGACTACACTTAATGGTTTCTTGTTGATGGTGAAATTGGCAGGCACATAATTAATCGCATATTTATACTGATCTAAGCTGAAAGTATTTTGCTGGATTTCATAAGTTCCTGCATTTTCTCCAGCTACCCTGGCTAAGGATCCTAAGCTGACATCACTTCCTATCAGTGCCGGACTAATGGTAGGGCTAGTTAAAGCAGGCTCCAAATCTCCAAAGGTTTTCGCCTGAGCAGTAGCTGTTACTGTAACTGGTTTTCGATTGATTTGTAATACTCGGATGACTGCTGGGGCATAAGTATAACTTGCATTTCCAGGTTGGGTGGCAATGATAGAAACTGATTGTAGGTTGTTTACACCTACAACAGTTACTGTATTTCCTGAAATCGTAGCGAGTGCAGGTTCGTTGGAGGTTAAAGTAACGGGTAAACCAGAACTACTAGTGGCGGTAATCGTAAATGAACTGCCGTACTCTGCCGGTTCAGGCTGATTAAAAGTAATGGTTTGGCTATTTAAAGGGATTCCAGTGACAGTGGAGCTGCTGGCCTGATTCCCAGCGGCATCATACACGCGAAGTGCATAGGAATAGGTTTGGAAATTTGTCAGACCTGTCTGCGTGAAGGTCATTGGGTTCGTCGCATCAGCGGCAAGAACTGTAGTCAGGACATTATTTCCCAAAGGACCAGTATTACCGCCTATCAGCTCATATTTCGCATAGTCAGAATTTAAAAACCAAATCATTACATTTTGCTGATCTCCAGCAGTTACTCCTAAGAAGTTAGGCGCAATAGGTAGGGTTTTATCAAAAGTAACGCTTGATGCATTGTTAGTATTGGTGACTGTCAGACTCTGGTTTCCTGCTAAATCAATAGTTACGATATTAAAGGTCAGTACTCCCTCCGTGTTTAAAGCGCTCAGGATTTTTGTAGCAGTATATACGTTGTTCCCGTTATTGATTAGGGTCGTTGCTGGCAAACCATCAATTAGCACTGTCGCAGTTACGGATTCAGATGCAGTAAAGGTTAAGCTGACCTGGTCTCCAGGTTTCGCCAAAGCAGGGTTTGGGTTGTTACTAGCGATGCTTACATTACTGATCAATGGGACCGTGGTGTCGATAGTTACGTTTTTACCAGTGCTCACATTTGTCACCTGTATTCCTAAATTTCCAGCAACATCCTCGAAGTCGATGGTAAAAGGAATAACTCCGTTTGTAGCCAGGTTTGGTACCGTATAAGTGGCCAAATAGGTACTGCCAACTTTTGTTGTGGCCACGAAAATTCCGGCTATCGTAACCAGAGGGTTACTTAAATCTTCACTAGATGTAAATGATAGTGTAACAACTGATCCGACTTTTGCATAAGCTGGCTGTCCAGAAACGTTAGAAATAAAAGTTAATGAAGCAGGAATTGTTGGTGGTGTTTTATCATAGAGAACTGCAGAAGAATTTGTGGTTGTGGTTCTAGGTAAGCCTGCATTTCCCGCAAGATCAGCATAAGTGATATTGAAAAGAATCTGTCCATCGTTGTCTGTAGCCAACATAGTATAGGTGGCTACCCAATTGTTCCCTGACGGATTTGCAAGTGTTGCTGGATTTCCACTGATGGTGACTGTAGGTGTACCAATTTGTTCGGAAGTGCTGAAATTGAGCGTAATGGTCTCACCGGCGATTGCGATACTGCCATTCCCATTATGATTAGAATTTATACTAGCGGAAGTAATCGTTGGTAAAACTTTGTCAATAGTATAAGATTGACTTGGTCCAAACCCTGTCAGAATAGGGTTTAGAACCAGGTTGGCAATTCCTGTACCGCTGGAATTTAAGTTAATGGCAACTGTACCATTTCCACTTCCAGTTCCTACGGTAACCGTATAGATTGCTCCTGATCCTTCAATAGCGTTAATGGAAGATAATGGTGTGGAGCCAGTGCTGATTTGAAAATCTAATTGATCAACTCCGGTTACTGGTTCACTAAAGGTAACGGTATACTGCACAGTATTGACATTGGTAAGTTCAGTAACCGGGGTTTTTCTGACGATACTCAATACTGTTGGGGCAATTCCGTTAATGACGATACTTCTGCCATTTGCTAGAGAACCCACTGCTCCTGGAGTAGGAAGGGTAAGTAGAGCTGGGCTGGTATTCAGGTCATTAATCGTTCCTCCGTTTAAGCTCAATGCAGTGGTACTGGTAAAATCTAGTGCTGGATTGCTTTGACCTGAAAGTACCGTGTAATTGAAATTCAGGACAGCCGTTCCACTACCACCTGAGTAAGTTGCAACCGCGCCAACACCCGTATTTAAGGCGAGCTGTGGTGTTCCGGTTACGGTAACAGGCTCTGAGAAAGTCAATGAGAGAGGTAGAACTGTCCCAACTCCATGAGGACCATCTGTTGCGGTCGTGCTCACTGAAGTAATTGTGGTTGGTAAATTATCTACTACAACTTTGCTGGCATTCGTGGTTGCGGTCACCTGGCTGCCCACATTTCCAGCTAAGTCGCTGTAATCAATGGTAAAGGTAACTGGACCTTCTGGATCGCTCGAAGTCACCGTGTAATCTGCAGTATAAGAATTACTAACTTGGTTAACAGCGGTCACTGGATGTCCATTCATGGTCACGGTAATTAAGCTTAAAGCTTCAGAAGCGTCTATATTTAAGCTAACTTGATCGCCTGTTCTCGCTAAAGCGGTGTTGCTGTTGTTTGAACGGATCGTTAGTGCTGGGATGGTAGGAACTGTGGTGTCAATCGTATAGGTTTGACCTGAGGTATAGCCACCTGAGATTGCATTCCCGGTAGCCAGGCTGACAATTCCTGTTCCTGCACTCCTTAAATTCAGGCGCAAGGTGCCATTTCCAGGCCCTGTGCTTACGGCTAGGGTATAGGTCGTGCCAGATCCATTGAAAATTAATATAATTGGAGCGGTCAAGCTACCTGTGGAAGTAAGCGTGAAATCGGTTATATCTACGTTGGATACTGCTTCTGAAAAGGTAACCGTATAATTCACTGAGGTGTTTTTGGTGAGTGCAGCAGCGCCGCCTTCTCTAACAATACTAAGTACTGTTGGGCGAAGGCCATTCAGGACTATGTTGGAGCTTGCGCCCAGAGAGCCTACTGTGCCAGGACTTGCCAGTGTTATGTTCGCATTGTTTCCTGCAGCATCTTTAATGGTACCTCCATTTAAAGAAAGGGCATTGGTTCCGGTATAATCCAAATCAGGGCTGCTTTGACCTCCAGCTACCTGATAATTGAAAGTCAAGGTGGATGTACCAGTTCCACTCACATAAGATGCAAATCCGGCAGGACTTACATTCAAGGCCAGCAGAGGGCTGCCCGTAACATTGATTACTTCTGAAAAATTTATGCTGATCGGTACGTTTGATGCGATATTATAGGTGCCGCTTGTGCCGCTTACGCTGCTTACAGTTGGACTGGTGGTGTCTATGATGATGCTGGCTTTGCCTAAAGGTCCAGTTAGACCGATTGTAGGGTTAGGGAGTGTAAGTGTTGCATCATTTCCCGCAGCATCTTTGATGGTTCCGGCGTTTAAAGCAAGGGCGGTTGTATTTACATAATTTAGTGCGGCAGTACTTTGCGCTGCCAATACGGTATACTCAAATGTTATAGTTGAAGTTCCGCTGCCTGATAGGTAATTGAGCGGGGTGCTGCTCGTATTTAAAAGCAGTGTTGGTGTACCCGTTACCGTTACAGGTTCAGAGAAGTTCACAGTTACAGGAAGGACCTTTCCGGTGGTATAACTCCCATTCGCAATGGTCGTATTTACACTGCTGACAGTGGGATTAACAGCGTCTACTACAATAGCGGCGTTGGCTCCTAGAGAACCTGTTGCACCTGGGGCAGGCAATGTGAGGTCCGCATCTTCATTTTGTGGATCTTTAAGGGTTCCACCATTGAGTTCAAGAGCGTTTACGCTGCTATAATCAAGGTCAGTACTGCTTTCTCCAGCAGCTATGGTATAGGTGAAAATAAGGTCTTGGCTGTTATTTCCTGAGGTATAAGTAGCATAGGCACTGGCGCCTGAGTTGAGTTTAATTCGGGGGGTTCCAGTCACAATTACATTGTCACTGAAATTAACGGTGATCGCAATTGTTGAACCTGTAACTTTGGTTCCTGTTGAGGGAGTAGCGGTTACATCGATAGGTATACTTCCAAGTTTGAAAATTGGCTGAGCAGTAGAAAAGGCTCCACCTGCTGTACCTGGGGTTAATTCGAAAGCTGGAACAACAGTCCTAAAATCCCAGTTAGCGATATTTACAATATTTGCTAAAATACTGGCTTTTGAGCCTATTAATGTACTTGAATAAGCGCGGTAGATTTTAGCGTTTGCTCCAGCTAAATTACATTGAAAATTACCTAGTTTTAAGTTATCTGGTAGAGAGGAAACTGAAGCGGAGATGATTCCATCGGGACGCGCCCAGCCGTATTGGTCTGGAGGACTGCCTCCTGGGTTTAGTGTTGACCAGTTGGCCAGGCCATAGATAAAAGAAGGCAATGCCTCAGTACCGGTATAGATCAGCCAGGAATCTCCTGCAGCAGTTGCTATGTTAAGATTTGTCCAGCCAGCATCAATTGCAATGCTTCCTATGTTTGGAGATACTGACACTGATGGTGCAGGGCCGCCATTAATGGTAAAAGTGAAAACTGTTCCTGCGTTAATTGTTCCGGTGGTCAAGGCGATGGTTCCATCTGCAACACTAGTAACAAAAGCCAGACTAGCACCTTGCCATCCCTTATCAGTAAATTTGATGACAGTATTGGCTGCGATATTTCTTAAGGCAACTACTGCTAGATTTACAGATGTTCCTTTGTTATTGACCCCGATGATGGCTAAATCACCGGGTACCAATGTGGTTTGTGCAAAACTTGATTTTGCGAAAAAGCAAAATAAAGAAAACAGCATCAGTACCGTTATGTTTTGTGTTATCCTTTTCATAGTGAGAGCGTTAATCCGATTAAATGCATTAAATTTAGTTTCTGCTAGGGAATCCACCCACAGTGCAAATGAGGTAAGTGATGGCAAGTGTAGGCTGACATATAGAGATTGGCACACCGGCACCATTATTTCCTATTGTTGTAGTTACGGTAGGACCCGCAATTTCAACATTTGGTGCAATGGAATTGTAACCAGCTACAGGATCTGCATTGATATCTACCATTGCTGCGATTGAATTCCCTGCCACAGGAACGCTTAAATTCCCTTTTTGGTCACTTACTTTTAATACAGCTGTAGTAGCTGAGGCATGGCTGTGTACAGGCATGTTGTTGATCGAAATTTGGATAGTTTCTGCACCTATCATCTCACCAAGTAGGTGATTGGTCGGTAATGATGGTCCTTGCCCTGTTCCAATCATAGCTCGGCCCCTGAGGTCTGGAAGGCCAAAAGTGCGCTGTCCGTCTCCGCCATACGCGGTTCCTAAAAGTGAGTAAAGTGCGGTATTTTGCTGAATTTCAATAAGTTGTCCGTTGCAAGGCATAAAGCCTCTTGGTACAAAATTTCCAGCGAAAGCTCTGATCATTCCTAGATAGTCATCCATAATAAAATTGTGTTTTATGTTAGTAATTGTTTGATTTGAGTAGCGAAGTTGCTTTCCGGGTTTGAATCATAAGGACGATGGAGACCTGCGAAAGCATAATCAAGAAATTTTATTAGATAATTAAAGATGTGTTTCCTCTGTAAATCAACAAATTCAAAAATTCGTTGACTAATCAATTTACCTTCAATAAAATGGAGAATGTCCATGAGACAATTAGAGTTGAGGCGTTAATTATCATTTACTTAGTGTAAAATTATGTAAAAAAAATTACACAGTGTGTGTTTTGCGAAACTTATTTAATAAGTAACGTCGTTATAGCTTTTTGGTGTATTTTGTTGTAATATTATGATTATTTTTATAATTGATATAAAATTTTGATCATAATGATTTAATAGTCTTTACCGGATTAAATTTTTAAAATCTTGTTTTCCACATTATGGGAGGGAAGTTCCCCAATAAAACAGCGGATTATTCCTAGTTTTTCGTAGAAGTATGGGGAACCGGAAGTTTATAAATAAATTGATGTATTGCGTTACTGGTGGTTTTCAAATCTGTAGTCAAGTACCAGATGTTATTAATTCTCGTTCCTTTACTATCCTTATCCAGTGGAAACCTGGCCTGTGCTATCGTTTTATTTTTAGAATTTAAAATACTTCCGGCAAAGCTGAAAAGTGTGAAATTGTTCATGCTAGTTTCCAGATTAGGGAGGACTTCTGTGGCAAAAACGGGAAAAATTTCCTTGCCCTTCATTTTCAATTGATTGAATATGGCGATGAGTACCAGACGTTGACGCTCCGTTCTTTGGGCATCACCATGGCCAACGGCACGGATCCGGGTATAGGCAACGGCCTGCTTTCCAGTCAGTAATTGTAAGCCCGCCTGCATCAATGGTATGGCTGGTACTTTATCGTAAATAGACAGCTCATTCAGGTAGTTGTTGAGGTAAGGAAGCTCTTCAGTTTTCACTGGAATCTGGACACCCCCTAAGGCATCTACAATCTTAGCTGCGCTGTAAAAATCAACATTCATATAATCTCTGATGTCCAGATCGAAGTTTTGATTCAGGGTTTTAATAGCCAGCTGCGGACCGCCAATGGCGAAGGCGGCATTGAGCTTATTCATGCCTGAACCCTCGATATTCACATAAGTATCCCTCATGATGGACGACATTTTAATTTTCCCGCTGAGCTGATCAATAGAAATGACCATCACTACATCTGAATTTCCAGCTTCTGCTTCGGTACGTCGGTCGACTGCAAATAGGGCGATATTAACCGAAGGGTTCTGACTGCTTTTTTGTCTGGCTATAGCTTTTGCAGAAATTCCCAATGCCGCATCAGAGCGGTTCAACTGGACTACTTTTTTTGTCGCAGGAGGAGCCATAAAGTCAACCCGATTGGCTGTACTGTCTTGTGCTTTCAGCTGGAAAAATCCGAGGGCGACACAGAATAGAGATAAGACGATGGTTCTCATTTTACTTTAATGGTCTTTATGACCGGTGACTGATATTTCAATAACCGTACCTACTAACCATTAAAATTCTTTCTACCTTTAAAACGTTCTTAAAATTTTGGTCCAAAGAACCGGAAGCCGGAGCGATTGAAAAGGAAAATGTATATGAACAAAGCGTGTAAAATTGCAATTATAGGTTTAGGGTATGTGGGATTGCCACTCGCTATTGAATTCGCCAAGAAGTATAGGGTACTTGGCTTCGACATTGATGAAGTCCGGATTCAAGAGCTTTCCAATGGAGAAGACCGAACCAGAGAGGCCGATTTGGAAGAATTGCAGCAAGTACTGCAATCACAAACGCTAAATGAAGGCTTGTCACCCAGCTCCGGATTGCAGTTTTCTTACGATCCCACAGATTTGACCTCTTGTCAGATTTACATTGTTACCGTTCCTACGCCTATCAACCGCTTTAAAGCACCAGATTTGCAACCTTTACTGAAAGCCTCCGCCATGATTGCTGCGGTGTTAAAAAAAGGTGACATTGTAATTTATGAATCCACCGTTTATCCCGGATGTACAGAAGAAGATTGTGTACCTGTGCTGGAGCAATATTCTGGACTGAAGTTCAATGAAGATTTCTTCTGTGGTTACTCTCCGGAAAGGATCAATCCCGGCGACCGCATCAATACCTTAACCAAGATAAAAAAGGTGACTTCAGGATCTACACCAGAAATAGCGGAACAAATAGATCAGCTATATGGACAGATCATCACTGCCGGTACACATAAAGCACCAAGTATCAAAGTAGCTGAAGCGTCGAAAGCCATAGAAAATGCACAAAGGGATGTCAACATCTCTTTTGTCAATGAGCTGGCCCTGATTTTCGACCGCATCGGGATTGACACCACAGATGTGATCGAAGCTGCAGGGACAAAATGGAACTTCCTGAAATATAAGCCAGGATTGGTAGGCGGCCATTGTATCGGGGTAGATCCCTATTATCTGGCCCATAAAGCAGAATCACTAGGTTATCATCCGCAAGTCATCCTGTCGGGGAGAAGGGTAAACGACAACATGGGCATGTTTGTGGCCAATAAAGTAGTCAAACTGATGATCGCTAAAGGCTACCCGGTAAAAGGAGAGAAGGTGCTGATACTCGGTTTTGCATTTAAAGAGAATTGTCCGGATGTCAGAAATACAAGAGTGATCGATATTTATCAGGAATTACAGCAGTTCGGGATGGAGATTAATGTCTATGATCCATGGGCAGATCCTCAGCTGGTGAAACAGGAATATGGTTTTCATCTTGATAAAACCTTAATAGATAAAAACTATAAGGCCATTATTGTGGCCGTTTCCCATCAGGAGTTTTTAGCTTTCGATTATGGAAAATACCAGCAGGATGGAGCGATTATTTTTGATACGAAATCATTTATTGACCGCAAATTTACTGATGCGCGACTTTAGTGAAAAACAAAATAACAATTCTTATATTGTGGCACGTTTTTAGTTAACTAGAATCAAAATAGATTATTCTTCAATGTTTTACCATGCGCTCCGGCCGTTTTTCCTTTCGGAAAACGTTTCTTCTAAATCATTAGTCAAGGGGTCATGCTCAGATTCCCGGAATAACGAAATCAATTTTTTATTTATTGCTTATCCTAAATATTGCTGTATTTTTATAGCTCAATTAAAATCCGTGGGGGAAAATTAATGAAAAAACACTTACTCATTTTAGTCCTGTTATTATCTGGAGGAACCGCGTTTTCTCAGATGAATGCAGACTACAATTACTCGATCACCTTAAGAGGTTATGGGTCAATGCAAATGCCGAAGCTCTTTAATGAGACTGATCCTGTTAAATATATCAATACCTATTTCTCGGGAATCACGGTGAAATTTAACGACAACCAGATCAATTACCGA
It contains:
- a CDS encoding phage tail protein, coding for MDDYLGMIRAFAGNFVPRGFMPCNGQLIEIQQNTALYSLLGTAYGGDGQRTFGLPDLRGRAMIGTGQGPSLPTNHLLGEMIGAETIQISINNMPVHSHASATTAVLKVSDQKGNLSVPVAGNSIAAMVDINADPVAGYNSIAPNVEIAGPTVTTTIGNNGAGVPISICQPTLAITYLICTVGGFPSRN
- a CDS encoding MBG domain-containing protein, translated to MKRITQNITVLMLFSLFCFFAKSSFAQTTLVPGDLAIIGVNNKGTSVNLAVVALRNIAANTVIKFTDKGWQGASLAFVTSVADGTIALTTGTINAGTVFTFTINGGPAPSVSVSPNIGSIAIDAGWTNLNIATAAGDSWLIYTGTEALPSFIYGLANWSTLNPGGSPPDQYGWARPDGIISASVSSLPDNLKLGNFQCNLAGANAKIYRAYSSTLIGSKASILANIVNIANWDFRTVVPAFELTPGTAGGAFSTAQPIFKLGSIPIDVTATPSTGTKVTGSTIAITVNFSDNVIVTGTPRIKLNSGASAYATYTSGNNSQDLIFTYTIAAGESSTDLDYSSVNALELNGGTLKDPQNEDADLTLPAPGATGSLGANAAIVVDAVNPTVSSVNTTIANGSYTTGKVLPVTVNFSEPVTVTGTPTLLLNTSSTPLNYLSGSGTSTITFEYTVLAAQSTAALNYVNTTALALNAGTIKDAAGNDATLTLPNPTIGLTGPLGKASIIIDTTSPTVSSVSGTSGTYNIASNVPISINFSEVINVTGSPLLALNVSPAGFASYVSGTGTSTLTFNYQVAGGQSSPDLDYTGTNALSLNGGTIKDAAGNNANITLASPGTVGSLGASSNIVLNGLRPTVLSIVREGGAAALTKNTSVNYTVTFSEAVSNVDITDFTLTSTGSLTAPIILIFNGSGTTYTLAVSTGPGNGTLRLNLRSAGTGIVSLATGNAISGGYTSGQTYTIDTTVPTIPALTIRSNNSNTALARTGDQVSLNIDASEALSLITVTMNGHPVTAVNQVSNSYTADYTVTSSDPEGPVTFTIDYSDLAGNVGSQVTATTNASKVVVDNLPTTITSVSTTATDGPHGVGTVLPLSLTFSEPVTVTGTPQLALNTGVGAVATYSGGSGTAVLNFNYTVLSGQSNPALDFTSTTALSLNGGTINDLNTSPALLTLPTPGAVGSLANGRSIVINGIAPTVLSIVRKTPVTELTNVNTVQYTVTFSEPVTGVDQLDFQISTGSTPLSSINAIEGSGAIYTVTVGTGSGNGTVAINLNSSGTGIANLVLNPILTGFGPSQSYTIDKVLPTITSASINSNHNGNGSIAIAGETITLNFSTSEQIGTPTVTISGNPATLANPSGNNWVATYTMLATDNDGQILFNITYADLAGNAGLPRTTTTNSSAVLYDKTPPTIPASLTFISNVSGQPAYAKVGSVVTLSFTSSEDLSNPLVTIAGIFVATTKVGSTYLATYTVPNLATNGVIPFTIDFEDVAGNLGIQVTNVSTGKNVTIDTTVPLISNVSIASNNPNPALAKPGDQVSLTFTASESVTATVLIDGLPATTLINNGNNVYTATKILSALNTEGVLTFNIVTIDLAGNQSLTVTNTNNASSVTFDKTLPIAPNFLGVTAGDQQNVMIWFLNSDYAKYELIGGNTGPLGNNVLTTVLAADATNPMTFTQTGLTNFQTYSYALRVYDAAGNQASSSTVTGIPLNSQTITFNQPEPAEYGSSFTITATSSSGLPVTLTSNEPALATISGNTVTVVGVNNLQSVSIIATQPGNASYTYAPAVIRVLQINRKPVTVTATAQAKTFGDLEPALTSPTISPALIGSDVSLGSLARVAGENAGTYEIQQNTFSLDQYKYAINYVPANFTINKKPLSVVPRAEYITLYNSPDPETLEYDISPVISGLPVTGALERVPGTAVGYYPFTLGTLSAGPNYALNLAPGGAVRITPLAISITPQPSSKQFGDPDPVINYSFNPALKIGDTFIGALGRSSGETPNNYPINIGTLAVNSNYTLSLAPGITNFTIQPKVINIVANAGQGKVYGDLDGIITYTSSPALLNGDSFSGAMGRTTGSAVGNYAIGIGSLAVSNPQNYTLQLAAENYAITKKTIQVAATAVSQVYGDADPASLPYTLSTPLANGDVFTGKLGRTAGTNVGSYPINLGDLTLSTTNYDLSFTPANLSITPKAIAITAVSNTKTYGDADPIFGYTSSSALINGDVFTGQLGRVAGENVGSYDLSLGDLVVSNNYTLAFNPGATLQIGKKDIAVLAEAKSKVYGDTDPELTYTSTPALINGDAFTGALSRAAGEDVNTYVIGKGDLALSANYNLNYTPANLTIGLKTINVTAIAKSKVYGDADPILDYNFTPALKTGDAFTGALSRAVGENVNTYVIGKGDLALSANYTLNYTPANLTIGLKTINVTAIAKSKVYGAADPALDYNFTPALKSGDAFTGALSRAAGENVNTYVIGKGDLALNSNYTLNYTPANFTIGSETIHVTAKAKTKIYGEADPAFDYNFTPALKIGDTFTGTLTRLTGDHVGNYAIGQGGLTLSSNYILAYTPANLSIAPKAISVQVDPIRKTYGTVDPPLTYTVNPVLESGDVFTGILSRSPGENKGNYVISKGTLAASTDYAVTLTEGPFLIDPAPLTVTADSQTKFVGTANPVFTGQFTGFVNGDNESVLTSKGTFTSVATISSPIGTYPIVPSGATGMNYQITNVNGVLTVKAGAPTNILLTAAALYENQIAGTKAGVLSSTADDPQATFTYSLATGSGDTDNAAFRISGDQLLTAASLDYETKKVYSVNVRSTTQHGFSLDKTFSINLSDVNEIPTLDVMASKTICYTTSTQTIDLTGISAGPESGQNTTITASGSNAALLQSLTVAPSSGGKALLSYRVKNGASGTSTITVTVKDDGGTNNGGVDTYSRTFVLTVNPLPVIAINANIGRNNNSSSTDVSKGETLVLTASGGSSYVWAVHNSIVSGQTSASLTVRPRETTTYTVTATNASGCSEQKSFTVNVLDDLVTIKATNILTPNGDGYNDKWIIENIDFYPNNEVKIFDKSGRMVYGKRSYDNSWDGMLNGMPLSEGTYYYVIDFGKDRQKFKGFITIVREN